The Armatimonadota bacterium genome segment ACCGCGGCCAGGGCCCGCGGACCCGCGGCCAGCAGCGCGTTTCCCCAGCCCTCGATCACCTCGTCCACGTCCGGGCTCACCTCGTGCACGAGGCCCATCGCCTGTGCCTGCTCCGCAGCGAACCGCTGTCCCAGAAGGGCCGCCCCCAGGAGCGGTTCACCCGGCGCAAGGGGAAGGGAAGGATCATGGCGGGGGCAAGTCCCAGGCGCACCTCCGGCAAGCCGAACACCGCACCCGGGTGGGCCACAGCGAGATCGCAGGCCGCCCCCAGCCCCACCCCGCCGCCCAGGGTCGGCCCGTGCACCCGGGCGATCACGGGCTTGGGGCAGTCCGCGATGGCCTCCAGCATGATGAACAGACGCTCCGCGTCCCGGCGGTTTTCATCCGGTGGAGCATGCCAGGAGGTCAGCATCCTGCGAATATCCGCACCCGCGCAGAAGGAGGGGCCTTCCGCCGCCAGCACGATGTACCGCACATGTTCTTTTTCTTTCTTCCCGATCTCCCGGAACGCTTGTGTGAGAGCATCCATGAGCTCCGGGGAAAGAGCGTTGTGGACCTCCGACCGCGTCAGGGTGATCACCGTGCGCGGCCCCTCCTCCTGCACGCGAATCGGTGGCATCCGCTTCCTCCGTGGTCACATGCGGAACACCCCGGGCTTCATCCCCTCGATGGGCGCGTTCAGCGCCACCGACAGGGCCAGGCCGAGGGCATCGCGGGTTGCGGTCGGCTCCAGGATCCCATCGTCCCACAGCCGGGCGGTGCTGTAATAAGGACTTCCTTCCCGCTCGTACTTCTCCAGGATGGGACGCGCGATGGCCTCCTCCTCCGGAGAGAGGGCCTTGCCTTCCCGCCGGAGCTGCTCCCGCTTCACCGTGGCCAGGACCTCCGCGGCCTGCTCCGGCCCCATGACGGTGATGCGGGCGTTGGGCCACATCCACAGAAAGCGCGGCTCATAGGCCCGGCCGCGCATGGCGTAGTTCCCGGCCCCGTAGGATCCTCCGATGATCACCGTGAACTTCGGCACCTGGCAGGTGGCCACTGCGTGCACCATCTTGGCTCCCGCTCGGGCGATGCCCGCGGCCTCATACTGCCGGCCCACGATGAACCCCGTGATGTTCTGCAAAAACACGAGAGGAATCCGGCGCTGGCCGCACAGCTCGATGAAGTGGGCGCCTTTCTCGGCGCTCTCCACGAACAGCACCCCGTTGTTCGCTACGATCCCCACCAGGATCCCATGGAGGCGAGCGAAGCCGCACACCAGGGCGATAATCTCCCGGACGTCGTAGGGCTGCCGCAGGTCCCCGGGGCAGGATCCCGTAGATCTCCTCGGGGTCGTAGTAGGGATCCTCGGGCGGGGCCACGTCCACCTCCGGCGGGGCTTGCGGCGATTCAGGGTAGTCACGATGGCACGCACGATGCGCAGCG includes the following:
- a CDS encoding enoyl-CoA hydratase-related protein translates to MPPIRVQEEGPRTVITLTRSEVHNALSPELMDALTQAFREIGKKEKEHVRYIVLAAEGPSFCAGADIRRMLTSWHAPPDENRRDAERLFIMLEAIADCPKPVIARVHGPTLGGGVGLGAACDLAVAHPGAVFGLPEVRLGLAPAMILPFPLRRVNRSWGRPFWDSGSLRSRHRRWASCTR